Proteins from one Gossypium raimondii isolate GPD5lz chromosome 8, ASM2569854v1, whole genome shotgun sequence genomic window:
- the LOC105790619 gene encoding nitrate regulatory gene2 protein yields MGCTASKLDNEEIVRRCKDRRRLMKEAVHARHHLAAAHADYCRSLRVTGSALASFAAGEPISVSDETPAVLLHPPNPSPPPANPTTPRVPPSPSPSLHPPPPPFFPSPSPSPSPTIACSKLPHILSGSSVSSPVPAPNRRRPRKIPPKLPHILSESSLSSSPRSSKSGFSNHVFPTAYPANSTYSATPSQASSVWNWENFYPPSPPDSEFFDQKVQQRKQPHHLDSNYPEDTEDTETEKSEYDFFRPQKLNHRYNISSGNAKSNFDEETEREEVHCSEWGDHDHDRFTTTSSSEEEGYDDVASRSEIGARDSFRSSRRGESEKLHHLPQTPPPVQPQPRQHMYGSAAGNKMDDKSEDAGLSAGGYGTGAMMDMTMVVRHKDLKEIVDAIKENFDKAAAAGDQVSEMLEISRAQLDKSFRQLKKTVYHSSSIFSNLSSSWTSKPPLAVKYRLDATALNEPGGSKSLCSTLDRLLAWEKKLYEDVKAREGVKIEHEKKLSALQNQEYKGEDEAKINKTKASITRLQSLIIVTSQAVSTTSIAIIGLRDSNLVPQLVEICHGLRYMWGSMHQYHEVQSNIVQQVRGLINRSVKGDSTSELHRQATRDLESAVTAWHSSFCRLIKFQRDFICSLHGWFKLSLLPLSNDNVDGNADPSGVYAFCDEWKLALERVPDTVASEGIKSFINVVRVISAKQTEELKIKKRTENASKELEKKASSLRNIERKFYHSYSMVGIGPPDSGSDHGPVLDARDPLSEKKSELAACQRRVEDEMMRHAKAVEVTRAMTLNNLQTGLPGVFRALTSFSGVFTEALDSVCSRSYHIK; encoded by the exons ATGGGTTGTACGGCGTCAAAGCTAGACAATGAAGAGATCGTAAGGCGGTGCAAGGACCGGCGACGCTTGATGAAGGAAGCCGTTCACGCTCGACATCACCTAGCCGCGGCTCACGCCGACTACTGCCGCTCTCTTCGTGTAACTGGCTCGGCTCTCGCCTCCTTCGCGGCCGGTGAGCCTATTTCCGTCTCCGACGAAACCCCTGCCGTTCTTCTCCACCCTCCCAACCCATCTCCTCCACCAGCCAATCCCACCACTCCACGTGTCCCTCCATCTCCCTCCCCTTCCCTGCACCCTCCCCCTCCTCCTTTCTTtccttccccttccccttctCCTTCTCCGACTATAGCTTGCTCGAAACTCCCTCACATACTCTCCGGTTCTAGTGTCTCATCTCCGGTACCCGCACCCAATCGTCGTCGGCCACGTAAGATACCCCCGAAACTCCCTCACATTTTGTCCGAATCGAGCCTTTCTTCTTCTCCTCGAAGCTCGAAATCTGGGTTTTCCAACCACGTTTTCCCTACAGCTTATCCAGCTAATTCCACGTACTCAGCCACTCCTTCCCAAGCTTCTTCCGTTTGGAACTGGGAAAATTTTTACCCTCCCTCACCACCAGACTCCGAATTCTTTGACCAAAAAGTACAACAACGAAAGCAACCTCATCATTTAGATTCTAACTACCCTGAAGATACGGAAGATACCGAAACGGAAAAATCAGAATATGATTTCTTCCGTCCACAAAAGCTGAACCACCGTTACAACATCAGTTCCGGTAATGCCAAGAGTAATTTTGACGAGGAAACGGAAAGAGAAGAAGTGCATTGCAGCGAATGGGGGGACCATGATCATGATCGTTTTACTACAACGAGTTCATCGGAAGAAGAGGGATATGATGACGTGGCATCCAGATCCGAGATCGGGGCCCGCGACAGTTTCCGGTCTTCGAGGAGAGGGGAGTCGGAGAAGTTGCATCATCTTCCTCAGACTCCTCCGCCGGTACAACCGCAGCCACGGCAGCATATGTACGGATCAGCCGCAGGTAATAAAATGGATGATAAGTCGGAGGATGCAGGATTGTCTGCGGGCGGTTATGGAACGGGCGCTATGATGGATATGACGATGGTTGTTAGGCATAAGGATTTGAAAGAGATCGTTGATGCGATCAAAGAGAATTTCGATAAGGCTGCCGCCGCCGGAGATCAAGTTTCCGAGATGCTTGAGATCAGTAGAGCTCAGCTTGATAAAAGTTTCAGGCAGTTGAAAA aGACAGTATATCATTCAAGTAGCATATTCAGTAACCTGAGCTCAAGCTGGACTTCAAAGCCGCCGTTGGCGGTGAAATACCGACTTGACGCGACCGCCCTCAATGAACCGGGCGGTTCAAAGAGCCTTTGTTCTACTTTGGACCGGCTCCTTGCTTGGGAGAAGAAACTCTACGAGGACGTTAAG gCTAGAGAAGGAGTAAAGATTGAGCATGAGAAAAAGTTGTCAGCATTGCAAAATCAAGAATACAAGGGAGAGGATGAAGCCAAGATAAACAAGACCAAGGCCTCGATAACAAGGCTGCAGTCACTAATTATTGTCACATCTCAGGCTGTCTCTACCACCTCTATTGCCATTATCGGGCTTAGAGACAGTAATCTTGTTCCTCAGCTTGTTGAAATCTGTCATGG CTTGAGGTATATGTGGGGGTCAATGCATCAATACCATGAAGTTCAGAGCAACATTGTACAGCAAGTCCGTGGCCTTATAAACAGATCAGTGAAAGGTGATTCCACTTCTGAACTGCATCGGCAGGCAACACGAGATCTTGAGTCTGCTGTCACTGCGTGGCACTCTAGTTTCTGTCgcttaataaaatttcaacgtGATTTTATCTGCTCCCTCCATGGCTGGTTCAAGCTTTCCCTTCTCCCTCTCAGCAATGACAATGTTGATGGCAATGCAGACCCTTCTGGTGTATATGCATTTTGCGACGAGTGGAAGCTTGCTCTTGAACGTGTACCTGACACAGTAGCTTCTGAAGGTATCAAAAGTTTCATCAATGTTGTCCGTGTGATATCTGCCAAACAAACTGAAGAGCTTAAGATTAAGAAGCGAACAGAAAATGCATCAAAGGAGCTTGAGAAAAAGGCATCATCTCTCCGGAACATAGAAAGGAAGTTCTACCACTCGTACTCTATGGTTGGTATAGGGCCTCCTGATTCGGGATCTGATCATGGACCGGTTCTGGATGCTCGGGATCCCCTTTCTGAAAAGAAATCAGAGCTTGCAGCCTGTCAAAGGCGGGTGGAAGATGAAATGATGAGGCATGCCAAAGCAGTAGAGGTAACTAGAGCAATGACCCTGAATAATCTTCAAACAGGCTTGCCCGGCGTTTTTCGAGCATTAACCAGCTTTTCTGGTGTATTTACTGAGGCACTTGACTCGGTATGCTCCCGTTCCTATCATATCAAATAG